In Acidobacteriota bacterium, a single window of DNA contains:
- a CDS encoding ComEC/Rec2 family competence protein has product MGVEPGRRTALVLALAAGAGAANFLATSIFPMAASAALAALCASKPRLRTASTALFAAVLGLWIGGLGLREPEPDGLEILVREAGGEAFVWVRGSVVHAQPWVDGSRCLLRVSTFGGAGGDHPCRSRVLAYLPIPPPVEGSAFEASLRLEAPRPPTNPGQPDRAARLEREGTDLVATCRSPGLFRASPPPFLGLVSRYRRALESRFLRAEGGDAAILLAVLLGERGLLSEDQVEVLSRSGLYHLVALSGQHVGLLLLLFSFLAHATGVSPSVRDGAGLILLGLFGLLAASSASLTRALLMAGLFLTARLLARPQGAFGAWSFALAALLVLHPAWLLDAGFQLTFAATFGILILWDALPESLSGPGLRQQVLRLLWVGLCAQLATLPILALTFHRISLLGWLATPLASVPLLGLLAFGIPYMAGLAFVPLAGDGLLWILAGLGRVFLWLPSALGSVRS; this is encoded by the coding sequence GTGGGCGTTGAACCCGGCCGCCGGACCGCGCTCGTCCTCGCGCTGGCCGCTGGCGCGGGGGCGGCCAATTTTCTGGCGACGTCCATCTTCCCAATGGCCGCCTCCGCCGCCCTGGCCGCCCTCTGCGCTTCGAAACCCCGACTTCGAACGGCCTCCACGGCGCTCTTCGCCGCCGTGCTCGGACTCTGGATCGGCGGACTCGGCCTGCGGGAGCCCGAACCCGACGGCCTCGAGATACTCGTCCGGGAAGCCGGAGGGGAGGCGTTCGTCTGGGTGCGCGGTTCGGTCGTCCACGCCCAGCCGTGGGTGGATGGCAGTCGCTGCCTCCTTCGCGTCTCCACCTTCGGGGGGGCCGGAGGGGACCATCCGTGCCGCAGCCGGGTCCTGGCCTACCTGCCCATCCCCCCGCCCGTGGAAGGAAGCGCCTTCGAAGCCAGTCTCCGCCTGGAGGCTCCTCGGCCGCCCACCAACCCGGGACAGCCCGACCGAGCCGCCCGGCTGGAGCGGGAGGGGACGGACCTGGTCGCCACCTGCCGAAGCCCGGGCCTCTTTCGCGCCTCCCCACCTCCCTTCCTGGGCCTCGTCTCCCGATACAGGAGGGCTCTGGAGTCACGGTTCCTGCGGGCGGAGGGAGGCGACGCCGCCATTCTCCTGGCGGTCCTGTTGGGTGAGCGCGGGCTCCTTTCCGAGGACCAGGTGGAGGTGCTCAGCCGTTCGGGGCTCTATCACCTCGTGGCCCTTTCCGGACAGCACGTGGGCCTTCTGCTCCTCCTGTTTTCTTTCCTCGCTCACGCCACCGGGGTCTCCCCCTCCGTGCGCGACGGTGCGGGGCTCATCCTCCTGGGCCTCTTCGGACTCCTGGCCGCATCGAGCGCTTCCCTGACCCGCGCCCTGCTGATGGCGGGGCTGTTCCTGACGGCCCGTCTGTTGGCGCGCCCCCAGGGCGCTTTCGGGGCCTGGTCCTTCGCCCTGGCGGCCCTGCTGGTCCTCCATCCGGCCTGGCTGCTCGACGCGGGCTTCCAGCTCACCTTCGCGGCCACCTTCGGGATCCTGATCCTGTGGGATGCCCTCCCCGAGTCCCTTTCTGGACCGGGCCTGCGGCAACAGGTCCTCCGCCTTCTCTGGGTCGGCTTGTGCGCCCAGCTCGCCACGCTTCCGATCCTGGCCCTCACCTTCCACCGGATCTCCCTCCTGGGATGGCTGGCCACGCCCCTGGCGTCGGTTCCCCTCCTCGGACTGTTGGCTTTCGGGATTCCCTACATGGCGGGTCTCGCCTTCGTCCCTCTTGCGGGAGACGGGCTCCTGTGGATCCTGGCGGGGCTGGGGCGCGTTTTTCTCTGGCTCCCCTCGGCGTTGGGGTCCGTTCGGAGC
- a CDS encoding tetratricopeptide repeat protein, translated as MLEKLSKAAVLVRLNTDTPEGKEQSRAFNLRGIPTTVILDGRGKEVDRIIGYEGRSEWTRTLLAYLYGVDTLDDLLDRHRVGASPELARDIAEKYLGRGSAKDALAWVETARSGWPSDRAQEVLGLDLIQGQALLREDPPRGQEVLKGLALKGTQPYADEAFDALSGYHRRQARAAKSPEEKQKAQDLMLALYHEILPSKQDDSGFLNGYAWHCAELGVELDKAALAAQRAVTLSHEDPGILDTLAEVYYKMGKRSEALAAIEKAVAKNPDDAYLKGQREKILKMEAGAE; from the coding sequence ATGTTGGAGAAACTCTCGAAGGCGGCCGTTCTGGTGCGCCTGAACACGGATACCCCCGAGGGCAAGGAGCAGAGCCGCGCCTTCAACCTCCGGGGCATACCGACCACGGTGATCCTGGACGGACGCGGGAAAGAAGTGGACCGGATCATCGGATACGAGGGGCGGTCCGAATGGACCCGAACGCTCCTCGCCTACCTCTACGGAGTGGACACCCTCGACGACCTCCTGGACCGCCACCGGGTCGGCGCCTCCCCGGAACTCGCCCGCGACATCGCGGAAAAGTACCTCGGGCGCGGCTCGGCCAAGGACGCTCTGGCCTGGGTGGAAACGGCACGGAGCGGCTGGCCTTCCGACAGGGCCCAGGAGGTGCTCGGCCTGGACTTGATCCAGGGGCAGGCCCTCCTCCGGGAGGACCCTCCCCGGGGCCAGGAGGTCCTGAAGGGCCTTGCTCTGAAGGGGACTCAGCCTTACGCCGATGAGGCCTTCGACGCACTGTCGGGTTATCACCGCAGGCAGGCCCGAGCCGCGAAGTCCCCCGAGGAGAAGCAAAAGGCCCAGGACTTGATGCTCGCCCTGTACCACGAGATCCTCCCCTCCAAGCAGGACGATTCGGGATTCCTCAACGGGTACGCCTGGCACTGCGCCGAGCTGGGCGTGGAGCTCGACAAGGCCGCTCTGGCCGCCCAGCGGGCCGTGACCCTGAGCCACGAGGACCCGGGGATCCTCGACACGCTCGCCGAGGTGTATTACAAGATGGGCAAGAGGTCCGAGGCCCTCGCCGCCATCGAGAAGGCCGTTGCCAAGAACCCGGACGACGCCTACCTCAAGGGTCAGAGGGAGAAGATCCTCAAGATGGAGGCCGGAGCCGAGTAG